A section of the Sedimentisphaera cyanobacteriorum genome encodes:
- a CDS encoding sodium:solute symporter family transporter: protein MNGLDYIVLGFYLLGILFVGMLFTRKNKSSADMFAAGGQSPWWTSGLSGFMTMFSANTFVVWGGIAYKYGMAAVAINLMYGVAALLVGYFVAGKWKKIGIKSPAEFIQLRYGNKALHFYTWFMMTFRMVGTAGSLYALGTIFTALLTNGDYSLSALNIAIIIFGGIVVLYTMFGGLWAVLMTDTLQFILLNLAVLFVVPLAFMKVGGVGEFINKAPENFFLPVGGSYTWFFLAGWCVIHFFMIGAEWAFVQRFICVPSAKEAKKSSYLFGILYLVSPLLWLLPPMLWRVQSPIPEGATEQEIRVLSENAYILSCKSVLPVGMVGLMVAAMFSATASMVSSQLNVFSGVLTNDIYRPLRGGKLSDSQMVWAGRYFTILLGAVLVGIAISIPYLGGAEKVIISITELMVVALLAPTLWGLFSKKINSFAVWITASTGFISGCIVRFGLSPEGFLSGFEPLSGLSSWVGSHSTETKTFTGVLLPVITLAVIQMFSRKRSEGYDKIQALEAEEDKLKRSGAVKASSLPAIIVAWSLAVCGLLMLVLSFFGKESSGVILTFALTLFAISGFIVIGISRMSKKGKIG from the coding sequence TTGAACGGATTGGATTACATAGTACTCGGCTTTTACCTTTTAGGAATCTTGTTTGTTGGTATGCTTTTTACCCGCAAGAATAAGAGCTCTGCTGATATGTTTGCCGCAGGCGGGCAGTCCCCTTGGTGGACAAGCGGGCTGAGCGGGTTTATGACGATGTTCTCCGCAAATACGTTTGTAGTGTGGGGCGGAATTGCATATAAGTACGGTATGGCAGCTGTTGCCATTAATTTGATGTACGGGGTTGCTGCGCTGCTGGTTGGGTATTTCGTTGCAGGTAAATGGAAAAAGATTGGAATAAAAAGCCCTGCAGAGTTCATTCAGCTCAGGTACGGGAATAAAGCGCTTCATTTTTATACATGGTTTATGATGACCTTCCGTATGGTTGGAACTGCCGGTTCGCTTTATGCGCTGGGAACAATTTTTACCGCTCTTCTGACCAATGGAGACTACAGCCTTTCAGCTCTGAATATTGCTATTATTATATTCGGCGGGATTGTAGTACTTTATACGATGTTTGGCGGCCTCTGGGCAGTTCTTATGACTGATACTCTTCAGTTTATCCTGCTGAATCTTGCAGTATTATTTGTTGTTCCGCTGGCCTTTATGAAGGTAGGCGGGGTAGGAGAATTTATAAACAAGGCTCCTGAGAACTTTTTCCTGCCTGTGGGAGGCAGTTATACGTGGTTCTTCCTTGCAGGCTGGTGCGTAATTCATTTCTTTATGATTGGTGCTGAGTGGGCATTTGTGCAGCGTTTTATATGTGTTCCCTCGGCGAAAGAGGCCAAGAAAAGCTCGTATCTGTTCGGTATTTTATATTTGGTAAGCCCCTTGCTCTGGCTTCTGCCTCCAATGCTCTGGAGGGTGCAGTCGCCGATTCCTGAAGGCGCTACAGAGCAGGAAATTCGAGTTCTCTCGGAAAATGCGTACATCCTTTCCTGCAAATCTGTTTTGCCGGTCGGGATGGTGGGGCTGATGGTTGCCGCTATGTTCTCCGCCACGGCCAGTATGGTCAGCTCGCAGCTGAATGTTTTCTCCGGAGTGTTGACGAACGATATATACCGCCCACTGCGAGGCGGAAAATTGAGCGATTCTCAGATGGTCTGGGCGGGGCGTTATTTTACAATACTGCTCGGGGCAGTCCTTGTGGGGATTGCAATCTCAATCCCGTATTTGGGCGGTGCGGAGAAGGTTATTATATCCATTACTGAATTAATGGTTGTAGCTCTGCTCGCACCAACCCTTTGGGGACTCTTCAGCAAAAAGATTAACTCCTTCGCAGTTTGGATCACAGCTTCGACAGGTTTCATTTCAGGATGCATTGTTCGTTTCGGTCTTAGCCCGGAGGGCTTTCTCAGCGGGTTTGAGCCGTTATCCGGATTAAGCAGCTGGGTGGGCTCTCATTCCACTGAAACAAAGACATTTACAGGCGTTCTGCTGCCTGTTATAACTCTTGCAGTAATACAGATGTTTTCAAGGAAAAGGTCTGAAGGGTATGATAAGATTCAGGCTCTGGAGGCTGAAGAGGATAAACTGAAAAGAAGCGGCGCTGTGAAGGCAAGCAGCCTTCCTGCGATTATTGTGGCATGGAGTCTTGCTGTATGCGGTCTGCTTATGCTGGTGTTGAGCTTTTTCGGCAAAGAATCTTCCGGTGTGATTCTAACATTCGCATTAACATTGTTTGCAATTTCCGGTTTTATAGTTATCGGTATTTCAAGAATGAGCAAAAAGGGAAAGATAGGATGA